A part of Astyanax mexicanus isolate ESR-SI-001 chromosome 2, AstMex3_surface, whole genome shotgun sequence genomic DNA contains:
- the ppfibp1a gene encoding liprin-beta-1, whose product MMSDASEMLAAALEQMDGIIAGSKAMDYSNGLLFDCQSPTSPFLGSLRALHLLEDLRGALDMMDNEERESLRSQIPHTTAEGLVEWLQGRLTNGHGSTAGDLVYQERLSRLESDKECLVLQVSVLTDQVEVQGEKIRDLDMCLEEHRMKLNATEELLQQELLSRSTLETQKLELLTEISSLKLKLATVDRDNRESEGLYQELSEMRLRMAAVETEKLQQERSLKSTKEDLITVQRQLEVAEQELRNLKEKVLPEVVTAEGSQSREKEMEVQRMRRAVESLMAANDEKDRKIEELQQSLLRFRKVQDMVMSVQGQKVSDKAKEEDIRMGLYEGFAVASAATLTEGVSLGGAEETDEPQLIPCTELLSDSELSIISDSKPAGLTEPGPAHRSTDGLGSESTVPAAVREEVEVDGDSKKNSPSAPSSIQPSPGENDSFGTRKSRSSFGRGFFKIRSGKRTASAPNLAEAERKRTEHLDLAGTSSPKPKEGEKFSPETKKKVKGIRKFLGIMRRSQSTSFNLDDAPESEFKRGGVRATAGPRLGWSHDLQRGNNNELDTPFARWSKEQVCMWLQDQGLGLYLNHAQQWIRSGQTLLNASQHDLEKELGIRHPLHRKKLQLALQALGSEEDDSMGKLDFNWVTRWLDDIGLPQYKSQFDEGRVDGRMLHFMTVDDLLGLKVGSVLHHLSIKRAIQVLRINHYEPNCLRRRPSNENNITPAEVCEWTNHRVMEWLRSVDLAEYAPNLRGSGVHGGLMVLEPRFNVESMALLLNIPPSKTLLRRHLATHFHLLIGGEAQRLKQECLENPDYTLLTATAKVKPRRLSFGGFGTLRRKRQEDSEEYVCPMDVQMPQSSSFHRGLPMYEDELDRLEQMEDSEGTVRQIGAFSEGINNLTSMLKEDELFKEISSDANESSA is encoded by the exons ATGATGTCTGACGCCAGTGAGATGTTGGCAGCAGCCTTGGAGCAGATGGATGGGATCATCGCAG gCTCCAAGGCCATGGATTACTCCAACGGCCTCCTGTTTGACTGCCAGTCACCCACCTCACCCTTCCTGGGCAGCCTGCGTGCACTTCACCTGCTGGAGGACCTGCGGGGAGCGCTGGACATGATGGATAATGAGGAGCGAGAGAGTTTACGCAGCCAGATTCCACACACCACAGCAGAGGGCCTGGTGGAGTGGCTGCAGGGCAGACTG acCAATGGCCATGGGTCTACAGCAGGGGATTTGGTGTATCAGGAGAGACTCTCTCGGCTAGAGAGCGACAAGGAATGTCTGGTGCTTCAG GTAAGCGTTCTGACAGATCAAGTGGAGGTCCAGGGAGAAAAGATAAGGGACCTAGATATGTGCCTTGAGGAACACCGGATGAAGCTTAATGCCACTGAAGAATTACTACAGCAG GAGTTGCTAAGCAGGAGTACATTAGAGACCCAGAAACTAGAGTTGTTGACGGAGATATCCAGCCTGAAACTGAAGCTGGCAACTGTTGACCGGGACAACAGGGAAAGTGAG GGCCTGTATCAGGAGCTGAGTGAAATGCGCCTCAGAATGGCTGCTGTGGAAACTGAGAAACTACAGCAGGAGAGAAGCCTGAAGTCAACCAAA GAGGACCTGATAACGGTGCAGAGGCAGCTGGAGGTGGCGGAGCAGGAGCTGAGGAACCTGAAGGAGAAGGTGTTACCGGAGGTCGTGACCGCAGAGGGAAGCCAGAGCAGAGAGAAAG AAATGGAAGTGCAGAGAATGAGACGGGCTGTGGAGTCTTTAATGGCGGCCAATGATGAGAAG GATCGTAAGATTGAGGAGCTGCAGCAGTCACTGTTGCGCTTCAGGAAAGTGCAGGACATGGTGATGTCAGTACAGGGACAGAAAG TTTCAGACAAGGCTAAGGAAGAGGACATTAGAATGGGTCTGTATGAAGGTTTCGCTGTAGCCTCAGCAGCCACACTTACTGAAGGCGTTTCTCTGGGAGGTGCAGAGGAGACTGATGAG CCTCAGCTGATTCCATGTACTGAGCTCCTCTCTGACTCTGAGCTTTCCATCATATCCGACTCCAAACCAGCGGGTCTCACAGAACCAGGTCCTGCACACAG GTCTACTGATGGACTTGGGTCAGAAAGCACAGTCCCTGCTGCCGTCAGAGAGGAG gttgaagttgATGGAGATAGCAAAAAGAACTCTCCATCAGCCCCCAGCTCAATTCAACCCAGCCCAGGAGAGAACGACAGCTTCGGCACCAGAAAAAGTCGCTCCTCGTTTGGAAGGGGATTTTTCAAGATCCGAAGTGGAAAGAGGACAGCCAGTGCTCCAAACCTGG CTGAGGCTGAGCGGAAAAGAACTGAGCACTTGGATTTGGCTGGCACTTCATCTCCAAAACCAAAGGAGGGGGAGAAATTCTCACCAGAGACCAAGAAGAAAGTGAAGGGCATCCGCAAGTTTTTGGGAAT AATGAGGAGGAGCCAGTCCACTTCCTTTAACCTGGATGATGCTCCTGAGTCAGAGTTCAAAAGGGGAGGAGTCAGAGCCACAGCTGGACCCAGGCTAGGTTGGTCACATGACTTGCAGCGCGGTAACAATAA TGAGCTGGACACTCCGTTTGCACGCTGGAGTAAAGAGCAGGTGTGCATGTGGCTGCAGGACCAGGGTTTGGGTCTTTACCTCAACCATGCTCAGCAGTGGATCCGCTCAGGGCAGACGCTGTTAAACGCCTCACAGCATGACCTGGAAAAG GAACTGGGCATCAGGCATCCTCTCCACAGAAAGAAACTGCAGCTGGCCCTTCAGGCTCTGGGGTCAGAGGAGGATGACTCCATGGGCAAACTGGACTTCAACTGGGTGACTC gGTGGCTGGATGATATTGGGCTTCCTCAGTACAAATCTCAGTTTGATGAGGGTCGAGTGGATGGAAGAATGCTTCACTTCATGACTGTA GATGATTTGCTGGGTCTGAAGGTGGGCAGTGTGCTTCACCATCTCAGCATTAAGAGGGCCATCCAGGTGCTGCGGATCAACCACTACGAGCCCAACTGCCTCCGCCGGAGACCCTCCAATGAG AATAATATCACACCAGCAGAAGTGTGCgagtggaccaatcacagagtAATGGAGTGGCTGCGCTCTGTGGACTTGGCTGAATATGCACCCAACCTAAGAGGAAGTGGGGTGCATGGTGGTCTGATG GTTTTAGAGCCTCGGTTCAATGTCGAGTCCATGGCCCTCCTCTTGAACATCCCACCCAGCAAAACCCTGTTGAGGCGTCACCTGGCAACCCACTTTCACCTCCTGATTGGTGGAGAAGCGCAGAGACTCAAGCAGGAATGTTTGGAGAACCCTGACTACACACTGCTCACGGCCACGGCCAAAGTCAAG CCGAGACGCCTGTCGTTTGGAGGGTTTGGGACGTTGCGGAGGAAGCGTCAGGAGGACAGTGAGGAGTATGTGTGTCCCATGGATGTGCAGATGCCCCAGAGCAGCAGCTTCCACAGAGGTCTGCCCATGTACGAGGATGAACTGGACCGACTGGAGCAG ATGGAGGACTCTGAGGGCACAGTGAGGCAGATCGGAGCCTTCTCAGAAGGGATCAATAATCTGACT AGCATGCTGAAGGAGGATGAGCTCTTCAAGGAAATATCATCTGATGCTAATGAGTCCAGCGCATGA
- the LOC103021355 gene encoding NADH-cytochrome b5 reductase 3: protein MSFIFRFFQSTFDGIFGLIMRLLGFGRRPAITLEDPNIKYALRLIDKEIISHDTRKFRFALKSPEHVLGLPVGQHIYLSAKIDGNLVVRPYTPVSSDDDKGFVDLVVKIYYKNTHPKFPEGGKMSQYLDSLRIGDTIDFRGPSGLLVYQGKGNCAIRPDKKAPPEIKKAKQIGMIAGGTGITPMLQIIRAIMKDPSDKTVCYLLFANQTEKDILLRPELEEIQANYPDRFHLWYTLDKVPDEWEYSQGFISEQMVRSHLPAPADDTLILMCGPPPMIQFACNPNLDKVGHSPSRRFAF, encoded by the exons ATGTCTTTCATTTTTAGG TTCTTTCAGAGCACCTTTGATGGAATCTTCGGCCTCATTATGAGGCTTTTGGGCTTTGGGAGAAGACCTGCCATAACCCTTGAGGACCCTAATATCAAGTATGCTTTGCGCCTAATAGATAAAGAG ATTATTAGTCATGACACTAGGAAGTTTCGCTTTGCTCTAAAATCCCCAGAGCATGTTTTGGGGCTCCCTGTGG GTCAGCACATTTATCTGTCTGCAAAAATTGATGGTAACCTTGTGGTGAGGCCGTATACTCCAGTGTCCAGCGATGATGATAAGGGCTTTGTGGACCTTGTGGTTAag ATATACTACAAAAATACTCATCCGAAGTTCCCTGAAGGTGGCAAGATGTCTCAGTATTTGGACAGTTTACGGATTGGTGACACAATTGACTTCAGAGGGCCAAGCGGCCTGCTAGTTTACCAAGGCAAAG GGAATTGTGCCATCAGACCTGACAAGAAGGCTCCCCCTGAGATTAAGAAAGCAAAACAGATCGGTATGATTGCAGGAGGGACGG GAATTACTCCCATGCTGCAGATCATTCGAGCAATAATGAAGGACCCAAGCGACAAGACAGTTTGCTACTTGCTGTTTGCTAACCAG acagaaaaagacaTCCTTCTGCGCCCAGAGCTGGAGGAAATTCAAGCCAATTACCCAGACCGATTCCACCTCTGGTATACCCTTGACAAAGTTCCTGATG AGTGGGAGTACAGCCAAGGCTTCATCAGTGAGCAGATGGTGCGGAGCCACCTCCCTGCCCCTGCCGACGACACGCTCATCCTCATGTGCGGCCCTCCTCCGATGATCCAGTTTGCTTGCAACCCGAACCTGGACAAAGTGGGTCATTCTCCTAGCAGGAGGTTCGCCTTCTAG